In a genomic window of Streptomyces katrae:
- a CDS encoding asparagine synthetase B family protein codes for MCRIFGSLSPAPAHPDPAELAAVSARQRHGGPDEHRVLRGPGWALGCDRLAVTEPRGGSQPYRLAHLPGITAVLNGQIHNHTALRRELAARGHRFPDRCDGTLLPALYAEHGPDFARRLDGMFAVAVLDLRAEPRLVLAVDPLGIKTLHYHQGTDGTFRFASEIPALLAFDGVRTGPREDSLDTVLCLRTPVSARTALEGVGLLPPGATAVVRPGRAPVVRRRPPGEQEAPEGAGGDVADLLRREVRRLARADVPVCTLTSGGLASGLVTALAAEYAREAGAPAPHTFHLALRGRWPGAEHSRARQVARHTRTVHHEVALDPAELPSLLTRTTRHLGQPDADPAALVAYALFRAARQAGYTVALTGDGADELFGAPARLHAASSAHTGPDWAASYTDALGAAPRPLREWLYTPAYRAYLADEGSAADRVERELRSCPDGDRPAAVTAFETRWRLPAGPLRRADHLGMAWAVEARMPFCRPAVAARARALAPSGPHDRRALREAARELLPKAVALRARQPSALPVAALIAPGGPLLDPVRELLSPQRLARAGRVRPERVRALLARQLERPSEGDALALWALASHELWTEVVRSLRVPLDCAA; via the coding sequence ATGTGCAGGATCTTCGGCTCCCTCTCGCCCGCGCCGGCCCACCCGGACCCGGCCGAACTCGCCGCCGTCTCGGCCCGGCAGCGGCACGGCGGCCCCGACGAGCACCGCGTGCTGCGCGGGCCCGGCTGGGCGCTCGGCTGCGACCGGCTCGCCGTGACCGAGCCGCGCGGCGGGAGCCAGCCGTACCGGCTCGCGCACCTGCCGGGCATCACGGCCGTGCTGAACGGGCAGATCCACAACCACACCGCCCTGCGGCGCGAACTCGCCGCCCGCGGCCACCGGTTCCCCGACCGGTGCGACGGCACCCTGCTGCCCGCGCTGTACGCGGAACACGGCCCCGACTTCGCACGGCGCCTCGACGGGATGTTCGCCGTCGCGGTCCTCGACCTGCGCGCGGAGCCCCGGCTGGTCCTCGCCGTCGACCCGCTGGGGATCAAGACCCTCCACTACCACCAGGGCACGGACGGCACGTTCCGCTTCGCCTCGGAGATCCCCGCGCTGCTGGCCTTCGACGGGGTGCGGACCGGCCCGCGCGAGGACAGCCTCGACACCGTCCTGTGCCTGCGCACCCCCGTCTCCGCCCGCACCGCGCTGGAGGGCGTCGGGCTGCTGCCGCCCGGCGCCACCGCCGTCGTACGGCCCGGCCGGGCGCCCGTCGTACGGCGCAGACCCCCCGGGGAACAGGAGGCCCCCGAGGGGGCCGGCGGGGACGTGGCGGACCTGTTGCGCCGCGAGGTGCGGCGCCTGGCACGGGCCGACGTGCCGGTGTGCACCCTCACCAGCGGGGGGCTCGCCTCCGGACTCGTCACGGCGCTGGCCGCCGAGTACGCCCGCGAGGCCGGGGCGCCCGCCCCGCACACCTTCCACCTCGCCCTGCGCGGCCGGTGGCCCGGCGCCGAGCACAGCCGGGCCCGCCAGGTCGCCCGGCACACCCGCACCGTCCACCACGAGGTCGCCCTGGACCCGGCCGAACTGCCCTCGCTGCTCACCCGGACCACCCGCCACCTGGGACAGCCCGACGCCGACCCCGCCGCCCTCGTCGCCTACGCCCTCTTCCGCGCCGCCCGGCAGGCCGGATACACCGTCGCCCTGACCGGGGACGGCGCCGACGAGCTGTTCGGCGCGCCCGCCCGGCTGCACGCCGCCTCCTCGGCCCACACCGGCCCGGACTGGGCCGCCTCCTACACCGACGCGCTGGGCGCCGCGCCCCGCCCGCTCCGCGAGTGGCTGTACACGCCCGCCTACCGCGCCTACCTCGCCGACGAGGGATCGGCCGCCGACCGCGTGGAGCGGGAGCTGCGCTCCTGCCCGGACGGTGACCGCCCCGCCGCCGTCACCGCCTTCGAGACCCGCTGGCGGCTGCCCGCCGGACCCCTGCGCCGGGCCGACCACCTGGGGATGGCCTGGGCCGTCGAGGCCAGGATGCCGTTCTGCCGCCCCGCCGTCGCCGCCCGCGCCCGCGCGCTCGCACCCAGCGGCCCGCACGACCGGCGGGCGCTGCGCGAGGCCGCGCGGGAGCTGCTGCCCAAGGCCGTGGCCCTGCGCGCCCGGCAGCCGTCCGCCCTGCCCGTCGCCGCCCTGATCGCGCCCGGCGGGCCCCTGCTGGACCCCGTACGCGAACTGCTGTCCCCGCAGCGGCTGGCACGGGCCGGGCGGGTCCGTCCCGAACGGGTCCGGGCCCTGCTGGCGCGCCAGCTGGAACGCCCCTCGGAGGGCGACGCGCTCGCGCTGTGGGCGCTGGCCTCGCACGAACTGTGGACCGAGGTGGTCCGCTCCCTGCGCGTCCCGCTCGACTGCGCCGCCTGA
- a CDS encoding PIG-L deacetylase family protein, with protein MEHFATNLIDRSAPESLLVVAAHPDDIEFCVSGTVMRWIAQGTQRVTYCIVTDGGAGGYDERLPRQAMGDLRRAEQVHSAKRSGVDDVRFLGYPDSYVEASVELRRDLCRVIREVRPQRAVIPSPEINWSRIADLHPDHRAVGDAALRAVYPEARNPFAHPSLLKEEGLEPWIVPELWLMTGPTPNQYVDVTPVFDRKVEALRIHTSQTAHFDDLAGLLRDWLGEHARAAGLPAGRMAEAFQVVRIDG; from the coding sequence ATGGAACACTTCGCGACCAATCTCATTGACCGCAGCGCACCGGAATCCCTGCTGGTCGTGGCCGCGCACCCGGACGACATCGAGTTCTGCGTCAGCGGGACGGTCATGCGGTGGATCGCGCAGGGCACGCAGCGCGTGACGTACTGCATCGTCACGGACGGCGGCGCCGGCGGCTACGACGAACGGCTCCCCCGCCAGGCCATGGGCGACCTCCGCCGGGCCGAGCAGGTCCATTCGGCCAAGCGCAGCGGCGTCGACGACGTCCGCTTCCTCGGCTACCCGGACAGTTACGTGGAGGCGAGCGTGGAGCTGCGCCGCGACCTGTGCCGGGTGATCCGGGAGGTCCGCCCGCAGCGGGCCGTGATCCCGAGCCCGGAGATCAACTGGTCCCGCATCGCCGACCTGCACCCCGACCACCGTGCGGTGGGCGACGCCGCCCTGCGGGCGGTCTACCCCGAGGCGCGCAACCCCTTCGCCCACCCGTCCCTGCTCAAGGAGGAGGGGCTGGAGCCGTGGATCGTGCCCGAGCTGTGGCTGATGACCGGCCCGACCCCGAACCAGTACGTCGACGTCACCCCGGTGTTCGACCGGAAGGTGGAGGCGCTGCGCATCCACACCTCGCAGACCGCCCACTTCGACGATCTCGCGGGGCTGCTGCGGGACTGGCTGGGCGAGCACGCCCGGGCGGCCGGGCTCCCCGCCGGGCGGATGGCGGAGGCCTTCCAGGTCGTGCGGATCGACGGCTGA
- a CDS encoding maleylpyruvate isomerase family mycothiol-dependent enzyme → MHTTLDAAPGAAPDTAASGERDPWLPDLLLRTERDVLIPLLRRTPEASFGLRTACPGWTARDVLAHCAAALVRIVEGRLEEGVFLPAANAADVAERVDWPVGRIVDELERGFSEAGPVIAAGDGRLDAVALGEWIHAGDVREAFGEPGAYAGTSLALALPLLQVTSRKRETPRLIADIDGHTGALELGNEVQGRPPARFSGDAATLIRLYSGRPLVATRYELAGATEGELLIYR, encoded by the coding sequence GTGCACACCACACTGGACGCCGCACCGGGCGCCGCCCCGGACACCGCAGCCTCCGGCGAACGGGACCCGTGGCTCCCGGACCTGCTGCTGCGCACCGAACGGGACGTGCTGATCCCGCTGTTGCGCCGCACACCGGAGGCCTCGTTCGGGCTGCGGACCGCCTGCCCGGGCTGGACCGCCCGGGACGTGCTCGCGCACTGCGCGGCGGCCCTCGTACGGATCGTCGAGGGCCGGCTGGAGGAGGGGGTCTTCCTCCCCGCCGCCAACGCCGCCGACGTGGCCGAGCGCGTGGACTGGCCGGTGGGCCGGATCGTGGACGAGCTGGAGCGCGGGTTCAGCGAGGCCGGGCCGGTCATCGCCGCCGGTGACGGCAGGCTGGACGCGGTGGCCCTGGGGGAGTGGATCCACGCGGGCGACGTCCGCGAGGCCTTCGGGGAGCCGGGCGCGTACGCGGGCACCAGCCTGGCCCTCGCCCTGCCGCTGCTGCAGGTCACCAGCCGTAAGCGCGAAACGCCCCGGCTGATCGCCGACATCGACGGCCACACCGGAGCGCTGGAACTGGGCAACGAGGTGCAGGGCCGGCCCCCGGCCCGGTTCAGCGGCGACGCGGCGACGCTGATCCGGCTCTACTCGGGCCGCCCGCTGGTCGCCACCCGCTACGAACTGGCGGGCGCGACCGAAGGGGAACTGCTCATCTACAGGTGA
- the ahcY gene encoding adenosylhomocysteinase → MSAAFTDYKVADISLAAFGRKEITLAEHEMPGLMSIRREYAEAQPLAGARITGSLHMTVQTAVLIETLVALGAEVRWVSCNIYSTQDHAAAAIAAAGIPVFAWKGETLEEYWWCTEQALTWPGQAGPNMILDDGGDATLLVHKGVEYQKAGAVPDPSTADNEEMAIVLGLLAKTDIDWSALASGIRGVTEETTTGVHRLYEMMQSGDLLFPAINVNDAVTKSKFDNKYGCRHSLIDGINRATDVLIGGKVAVVCGYGDVGKGCAESLRGQGARVIVTEIDPICALQAAMDGYQVATLDDVVETADIFITTTGNKDIIMASDMARMKHQAIVGNIGHFDNEIDMAGLARVEGIVKDEVKPQVHTWTFPDGKVLIVLSEGRLLNLGNATGHPSFVMSNSFADQTLAQIELFTKPEEYPTDVYVLPKHLDEKVARLHLDALGVKLTTLRPEQAEYIGVKVEGPYKPDHYRY, encoded by the coding sequence ATGTCTGCCGCATTCACCGACTACAAGGTCGCCGACATCTCCCTCGCCGCCTTCGGCCGCAAGGAGATCACCCTGGCCGAGCACGAGATGCCGGGTCTGATGTCGATCCGCCGGGAGTACGCCGAGGCGCAGCCGCTGGCCGGCGCCCGCATCACCGGCTCCCTGCACATGACCGTGCAGACCGCCGTCCTGATCGAGACCCTCGTCGCGCTCGGCGCGGAGGTCCGCTGGGTGTCCTGCAACATCTACTCGACGCAGGACCACGCCGCCGCGGCCATCGCGGCCGCCGGGATCCCGGTCTTCGCCTGGAAGGGCGAGACGCTGGAGGAGTACTGGTGGTGTACGGAGCAGGCGCTGACCTGGCCCGGACAGGCCGGCCCGAACATGATCCTGGACGACGGCGGCGACGCCACCCTCCTCGTCCACAAGGGCGTCGAGTACCAGAAGGCCGGGGCCGTCCCGGACCCCTCGACCGCCGACAACGAGGAAATGGCCATCGTCCTGGGCCTGCTGGCGAAGACGGACATCGACTGGTCCGCTCTCGCGTCCGGGATCCGCGGCGTGACGGAGGAGACCACCACCGGTGTCCACCGTCTCTACGAGATGATGCAGTCCGGTGACCTGCTCTTCCCGGCGATCAACGTGAACGACGCGGTGACGAAGTCGAAGTTCGACAACAAGTACGGCTGCCGCCACTCCCTGATCGACGGCATCAACCGGGCCACCGACGTGCTGATCGGCGGCAAGGTCGCGGTCGTGTGCGGTTACGGCGACGTCGGCAAGGGCTGCGCGGAGTCCCTGCGCGGCCAGGGTGCGCGGGTCATCGTGACGGAGATCGACCCGATCTGCGCGCTGCAGGCGGCGATGGACGGCTACCAGGTCGCCACCCTGGACGACGTGGTGGAGACGGCGGACATCTTCATCACCACGACGGGCAACAAGGACATCATCATGGCCTCGGACATGGCCAGGATGAAGCACCAGGCGATCGTGGGGAACATCGGCCACTTCGACAACGAGATCGACATGGCGGGTCTGGCCAGGGTCGAGGGCATCGTCAAGGACGAGGTCAAGCCGCAGGTCCACACCTGGACGTTCCCCGACGGCAAGGTCCTGATCGTGCTGTCCGAGGGCCGTCTGCTGAACCTGGGCAACGCGACGGGCCACCCGTCCTTCGTGATGTCGAACTCCTTCGCGGACCAGACGCTGGCGCAGATCGAGCTGTTCACCAAGCCCGAGGAGTACCCGACCGACGTCTACGTGCTGCCCAAGCACCTGGACGAGAAGGTCGCCCGTCTCCACCTCGACGCCCTCGGTGTCAAGCTGACCACGCTCCGTCCGGAGCAGGCGGAGTACATCGGCGTCAAGGTCGAGGGCCCGTACAAGCCCGACCACTACCGCTACTGA